The Alnus glutinosa chromosome 10, dhAlnGlut1.1, whole genome shotgun sequence DNA window GATATTACAGTTTTGACCAAGAGAGTGTAATAAAAGGCTCTCAATTTATCGCATGTCTACAAAATGATGCTTGTGATTTATCGCTTGAACTCTACCTATCATCTATTTAAAGGTGGCTTTGTTGTCAACAATGttagcttctttttctttttctttctcttttttatttttatttatttatttattttgaatacataaaagtatttttaaaaccGTGACAAAACGAAGCATTTCCCCTTTGTACAGATTAAGAATTTCCAAGGCTAACCCTTTGAACTACAAAGGTCCTTGAGATTATGTGCACGTCGCCAACCCTCCCCCACATGTTCTATGAAAGTATCGATGGCAGAGTTCGGTGAACCAAAGAAAATCAATATGCAGATCAGTATTTTGAGGGAAAAGTTATGGGAAGCCATCCCTGACTCAGTCAAAGAAATTCCATGGTAGAAAGCGGAGAAAATACTGATGGAGCGGTTACTTTTCCTGGGACAGAAGGCATTAAAGTGGACTCTTATTATTCTATTTGTTTGTAGCTCCTTATCGGATGTCATATTTTCCATCTCAAGAAACCAAGAACTGATGATTCCGCTTGGTCTCTTTGTTGGCTGCTTGATGACTGATTTCTTGAAAGAGGTAtcaccactacaaaaaaaattggtttttgccacttgcaattcgccacgtgtacagtcactgtacacgtggcgaactgttagccacgtgcaagtggccacgtaaatacacgtggTGAATCAGATCAACACTAATTGCacaattagccgcgtgtataataatacacgcggccacctgttggccacgtgtattattatacacgcggctaattggccgcgtgtattattatacatgCAGCcaaatgtgaaatttttttaaaatatttaattctgttttttaatttctttttatttacaatatatatatatatatatattttactaaaattctccaaaattattttatttaaaaatatcacaaaatcaaattacacaaattaatcaaaacaataatatttaaaaatttgaataccatgtactaataaatgtattcgttactaacaacaataacttacacaacaatattaacaaatttaaaaatcttgatctaataaagttattcattactaacaaaaaaaaaaatacacaaaatatctacaaatctggaggacgtcgctgcggatcacgaggtgcagtcccgggcgtgaactcgccaaccggcgattatcccgcaagagatggtgtaacgggcgatggagtcccgagaggggattgttggctcagcaattgtccaacaggcgacaccagaccaatcgttgtcgcattacctgcaagttaaaaaaataattaacctatataatattatatgcaaatttaaacaagtaataagaacaaattaaaaataaacctaagtgtatacataatatgaaccatacctgcaggcgcactactaacagacgacgtactacctacgtgtgcaggtgaagactgctgagcaccagggcatacgaacgataatcctgtagaggacatgaaggcctcaaactgtcgcatgcgctgctccacaGCATCCAACTGTCGTAGgcgctgctccatgctgtcagcccgctctctctcggcccgcactatgccctccaacccgtcattcctctctctctcggcccgtAACATGATATCCATCTCCGCATTTTTGTTggcagcccaatcctgagatGTGCCCTTGGCCGGTCCCCCCCCGTGTGCGGGCCTtatacgagaaacaagtcccgcgaacaggagtaatgttcggcccaacctgccgaaccctacccccatactcgggtcgcccaagtgcctgctcgtacgcgtcgccaggtgcccaacgcaccgtatctgatgaAACGGATTCCGTggcagcaggatcagtggacaaactctgtgtcatccactcttgtacgtcgtcaacatacaatacactgataattaataaatattttatcacacgcataactaataaatattaataacatagaacagtagcatacgcataggtccagtgtccgctcgttcagataagtgccgtctttccttgtgtgcgtcttcacaaacgactcggcgcgagtagggggcgtgccagatgtagttgcctgtcgccatacagtataaatatataacaaacattggatattcatttaatgttataaaagaacaattacgcacaaataagaattaaaacatttacatattgtttcatacctcatcgtgattaaatctgacataacttttggaccccagactatgggggatgtcattctgctcccgcagccgttcattcgttcagacctcGCCTTTGCATTGAACATTCCGAAAATAAATGTAAGAATTAACACACATATGTGCTATGATTAAATGAACTATTCattaaaaacacacaacattatagtaatacattcaaagacctacatacctgatttctttttgtgcaccactcgtgcagtacgtcctccacatacgttcggtcatacttatcaaaaaacgtatctggcattctcgcacgtattgtcaatggcgtgtcaccgtctcgaatatttagttgggtcctcaacttcgacttccacgaacggtgcttacggcccatatcaccccagaattcGTTCTGTGCGAGACGCTGGTCGACGGATACGGGtacaaaaaattcttgttgcacattcaatttaaggaataattttagcagttcaataaaaacttaatcttaactttaatttcactaaatacatatattagtttcatacacataccattatggcatcccacattgtccgcttaatctgcttatctacctttgCCCATTCGTCTCGCAAGTGAATGTGGGACCTGCTCCGTAAAAGCTTGCCCGCATcccgtctataacgattgcatgctcgtcccacgggttgtgttgcagcattgtactgcaacacaactttcttccccctcgggagcacccaatttctctctgggtccttaatcacctcaaaatagatgctcccgtctgggttataccctagtcaataaatataaaacgttaatatattaacactaaataacttaattatattaatatattaataaattaaaaattcaatttaaatattatacgaacttactaaattaaaatataatgatgTAAAAAAATGTACCTACCCATCAGCCGAATATGGTCGGTCGCTATGAGCTCAGTCGCTGGGTCgccagcatgctcctcgcctacCTCATCTGCCGGGTGAGGCTCATCATGCTGATCGTCATCTGAAGAcatatcctgggggacatcatgggccaactgatcaagacccaacatcacatcgtccccctcatggggcatctggctctcccccacatATGGGTCCAGAAAGCGGCAACTGGCTCTGTCCAGAAACAGGCACCTGACTCTCCCCAGGtgccgggccctggcccccTGCCGGTACCGACATCTGTCCCGACCGCATAGCCGGCAGaggcatccccccccccccccgctgtgacagcgggaatctgtcatcctgagtctcactatcagggttcaCTGGCATAGATGGTGTAAGGGGGTATGGATAGTACAACGGGAATCTGCTCAGATCATGACACTCTGCcgcccaccatcgatcaatatgacccgGTGAGGTCATCCCCAACTGCGAGAACGTCGTGTacggagaaggagaatatccagctgagctcgtctcgccgggatctgacctgctcatccccgccgtacccgggagcaatggtctataaacggcgtccgggtggtgtggccacggtgtagtctgtagtgccgctgacatcgccggtgtcgACGTAGGCgggtatggagaaggagaatatccagctgcgctcgtctgcccgggatctgacctgctcatccccgccgtacccgggggcaatggtttataaacggcgtccgggtggtgtcGCCAgggtgtggtatgtagtgccgctgacatcgctggtgtggatgtagtcgtgcaagGCACGGGTAGGCGTGGTGCACGATGTGCGCAAGTAGGGGGTCTTTGGTCCATCGAAAACTGCGAAcaaaaatgtagacaaattatttgaaattcgtattagttttgatattaaaaaagaatatgcatattatacaatgagctctatgcaaaataagaaagtattttgagtttaagcgaattgtaccaacaataaatatagcaatcattgtataacaggagcttcaatcggatcaatgtcgggcctgtcgtgatcgaattcatcattcatatcatgcaggtcatcagtGGGTAGTACGAGCGGTACACACTCAtgatatgcattatctgcatcactactcccttccccctgaccaacatcgtacacgttgcgcggtttagtcctcacggcacaaacccagt harbors:
- the LOC133879520 gene encoding uncharacterized protein LOC133879520 — its product is MDIMLRAERERNDGLEGIVRAERERADSMEQRLRQLDAVEQRMRQFEAFMSSTGLSFVCPGAQQSSPAHVGSTSSVSSAPAGNATTIGLVSPVGQLLSQQSPLGTPSPVTPSLAG